The segment AGCGCGACAAGTTCATAGAGCCAGGGCGCGAAGCGGTCGGCCGACATCAGATGCGTCCCTCCTCGACGGCGTGGCAGGCGGCCAGATGGTCCGGGCCGCGTGCCGTCCGCAGGGCAGGCTCCTCGAGCCGGCAGCGCTCGAAGGCATGCGGACAGCGCGGATGGAATGCGCAGCCGCTCGGGGGGTCGATCGGATTGGGCACCTCGCCCTTGACCGGGGTGCGGGCGCGTCCGGTCATGTCGATGTCGGGCACCGCATCGAGCAGCATCCGCGTGTAGGGATGGCGCGGGTCGGAGAACAGCTCGCGCGAGGGGGCGTCCTCGACCAGCTTGCCGAGATACATCACCCCGATGCGCGTCGCCATGTGACGGACGACGGCAAGATTGTGGGAGATGAACAGGTAGGTCAGCCCGAACTCGTCCTGCAGGTCGCGCATCAGGTTGAGGATCTGGGCCTGCACCGAAACGTCGAGCGCCGAGGTCGGCTCGTCGCAGATGATGAACTCCGGCCGGTTGGCCAGTGCGCGGGCAATCGCGATGCGCTGGCGCTGGCCGCCCGAAAATTCGTGCGGGAACTTGGCGCCATCGGCAGGATCGAGCTTGACGAGCCTCAGCAGTTCGCCGACCCGATGGGCGATCTCGCCTGGATCCTTCGCCAGGCCGAAGGCGCGGATCGGCTCGGCGATGATCCTGTCGACCCGCCAGCGCGGATTGAGGCTGGCGAAGGGATCCTGAAAGATCAT is part of the Tepidamorphus gemmatus genome and harbors:
- a CDS encoding ABC transporter ATP-binding protein, producing the protein MSGAAPRPQIASASGGLVEVKGLTRYFDVSRPLLNRLIEGGRKQFLRAVHDVSFSIGAGETFALVGESGCGKSTVARMVAGLIPPSAGTVVFDGIDRSQVRSSAEERRLRRRFQMIFQDPFASLNPRWRVDRIIAEPIRAFGLAKDPGEIAHRVGELLRLVKLDPADGAKFPHEFSGGQRQRIAIARALANRPEFIICDEPTSALDVSVQAQILNLMRDLQDEFGLTYLFISHNLAVVRHMATRIGVMYLGKLVEDAPSRELFSDPRHPYTRMLLDAVPDIDMTGRARTPVKGEVPNPIDPPSGCAFHPRCPHAFERCRLEEPALRTARGPDHLAACHAVEEGRI